The following proteins are encoded in a genomic region of Acidobacteriota bacterium:
- a CDS encoding sulfite exporter TauE/SafE family protein, whose translation MSILFIIGLILSAVIGLSLGLIGGGGSILTVPILVYLLGVGPHEAVGMSLAVVGATSILGSYMHWRRDNVDISTGLLFGVAGIIGALLGSPLTKLVSPQALLLIFGLLMLVVAISMIWRRNHAIDVSLHKPHLIQGILAGLGVGILTGFLGVGGGFLIVPALVFFGGLPMKKAIGTSLFVIFLNCAAGLFGHMSQSTFDWQLTGIVMALAVAGAVVGTILSHRIAAQRLQSMFAVLVLGVAAFLVVKNYAVIF comes from the coding sequence ATGTCGATACTTTTCATCATCGGATTGATCCTAAGTGCAGTGATCGGCTTGTCACTTGGGCTGATCGGGGGCGGCGGATCGATACTTACGGTCCCGATTCTCGTCTATCTACTTGGAGTCGGTCCGCATGAGGCGGTAGGCATGTCGCTAGCTGTAGTGGGGGCCACGAGCATACTTGGGTCGTACATGCATTGGCGGCGGGACAACGTCGATATCTCGACGGGTCTGTTGTTTGGTGTTGCAGGTATCATCGGAGCTCTTTTAGGTTCGCCTTTAACGAAATTGGTTTCGCCACAGGCTCTTCTGCTGATATTTGGTTTGTTGATGCTCGTGGTCGCCATTTCGATGATCTGGCGTCGAAACCATGCCATCGACGTATCACTTCACAAACCGCATCTTATCCAGGGGATCCTTGCTGGGTTGGGTGTTGGCATTTTGACGGGATTTCTTGGTGTCGGCGGCGGATTTTTGATCGTACCGGCTCTGGTGTTCTTTGGCGGACTGCCGATGAAAAAGGCGATCGGCACATCTTTGTTCGTCATATTTCTGAACTGTGCGGCCGGCCTTTTTGGCCACATGAGCCAGAGCACCTTTGATTGGCAACTGACGGGCATCGTGATGGCTTTGGCTGTCGCCGGTGCGGTGGTCGGAACTATTTTGTCCCATCGCATTGCGGCACAACGATTGCAGAGTATGTTTGCGGTTCTCGTTTTAGGGGTCGCAGCGTTCCTCGTGGTGAAAAACTACGCGGTTATTTTTTGA
- a CDS encoding MBL fold metallo-hydrolase, with protein MQFKQFYLGCLSHASYYLGSEGEAAIIDPQRDVQQYIDEADANGQKIKYVIETHSHADFVSGHIELAAKTGAAIIYGQRANTQFPTLKVKDGDELYVGKIKLRFLETPGHTPEGITIVAENTEDHDEPLKMFTGDTLFIGDVGRPDLIGSKGFTAEQMGSMLYDSLHNSILGFPDETEVYPAHGAGSLCGKSLSKETWSTLGNQRQFNYALQPMSKDDFIKIVAADQPEVPMYFPLSAAKNLEGSAALDKITAPRKLSTDEIRNFDGVVIDVRPSAGYGAGHIPNAINIWLEGQFASWTGTMIPIGTPIAIAADTVDQVDEAFMRLARIGHETATGYILMGDFTGEVRKTEQVPVSQVRELLNSGIQFVDVRRTAEYANGHASQTINLPLDKLPNEIGKLDPQKPTYIICQSGYRSSLGTSVLENAGFSEIYNVIGGTAAWISEGLETEVSAAACATTK; from the coding sequence ATGCAATTCAAGCAATTTTATTTAGGATGTCTTTCGCACGCGTCGTATTATTTGGGGTCAGAAGGCGAGGCCGCGATCATCGACCCGCAGCGTGATGTCCAACAATATATCGATGAGGCAGATGCCAACGGTCAAAAGATCAAATACGTGATCGAAACACATTCGCACGCCGATTTTGTCAGCGGCCACATCGAACTCGCGGCGAAAACCGGTGCCGCGATCATCTATGGTCAACGTGCAAATACACAGTTTCCGACGCTCAAGGTGAAGGACGGCGATGAACTGTATGTCGGCAAGATCAAGCTCCGATTTCTCGAAACGCCCGGTCACACACCCGAAGGAATAACGATAGTTGCCGAAAACACTGAAGACCACGATGAACCACTTAAGATGTTCACAGGCGACACGCTCTTTATCGGTGATGTTGGACGGCCGGACCTAATTGGTTCCAAAGGATTCACCGCAGAGCAGATGGGATCGATGCTCTATGATTCGCTTCACAACAGCATTCTTGGATTTCCGGACGAAACTGAGGTCTACCCCGCACATGGTGCCGGAAGCCTTTGCGGCAAATCGCTTTCAAAGGAAACATGGTCAACGCTTGGCAACCAGCGGCAGTTCAACTATGCACTTCAGCCTATGAGCAAGGATGATTTCATAAAGATCGTCGCGGCGGACCAACCGGAGGTGCCGATGTATTTTCCGCTAAGTGCGGCGAAGAACCTTGAGGGCTCGGCGGCGTTGGACAAGATAACGGCTCCGAGAAAACTATCGACAGATGAGATCCGGAATTTCGACGGAGTAGTGATCGATGTTCGTCCAAGTGCCGGATACGGTGCCGGTCACATCCCAAACGCCATAAACATTTGGCTTGAGGGTCAATTCGCGTCATGGACAGGTACTATGATCCCAATTGGCACACCGATCGCGATCGCCGCTGACACTGTGGATCAAGTCGACGAGGCTTTCATGCGATTGGCCAGGATCGGTCATGAAACTGCGACAGGTTATATTCTGATGGGTGATTTTACCGGCGAAGTAAGGAAAACTGAACAGGTGCCGGTCAGTCAGGTCCGGGAATTGTTAAACAGTGGAATTCAGTTTGTCGATGTCCGACGGACAGCGGAGTATGCAAACGGCCACGCTAGTCAAACGATCAATTTGCCGTTAGACAAGTTGCCAAACGAGATCGGCAAGCTCGATCCTCAAAAGCCGACCTACATTATATGTCAAAGCGGCTATCGCTCCAGTTTGGGAACTAGTGTGCTTGAAAATGCCGGCTTCAGTGAGATTTACAATGTGATCGGCGGCACTGCCGCATGGATAAGTGAAGGCCTCGAAACCGAGGTTTCGGCGGCGGCCTGTGCAACGACGAAATAG
- a CDS encoding DUF2202 domain-containing protein produces MRFILLFITTAIFLLGGCQAAPTKNTDSGVPNVASDIKEVSPAETQTAVSKAYSQFIDVRTPAEYTGGHAARAVNIPLDTLAAKLDTLERNEPVYIICQTGSRSKMAAEILKSAGFNNVLNVTGGTVAWQTAGLPMETLSPHSPTANSSKLDQKTQDALISALADERLAQATYQAILNKFPGSRPFVNIIEAEKKHESFLIPLFAKYGVAVPKNEFDPAKITVPDDLIEACKAGVKAENENIALYDGFFQFVKETDIKEVFTRLQSASRDNHLPAFTRCSEGGVGGGRGKGRPL; encoded by the coding sequence ATGAGGTTCATATTACTTTTCATTACCACAGCGATCTTTCTTCTTGGGGGCTGCCAGGCTGCACCGACAAAAAACACGGATTCTGGCGTACCTAATGTCGCGTCGGACATCAAAGAAGTGTCGCCAGCGGAAACCCAGACGGCGGTTTCTAAGGCATATTCACAGTTCATCGATGTCCGCACGCCTGCTGAATACACTGGCGGACACGCGGCACGTGCGGTTAACATCCCGCTCGACACGCTCGCGGCCAAGCTTGATACGCTTGAAAGGAATGAGCCGGTCTACATAATTTGCCAAACCGGAAGTCGTTCGAAGATGGCGGCGGAAATATTGAAGAGTGCCGGGTTCAATAATGTATTAAATGTGACCGGTGGAACGGTTGCATGGCAAACTGCCGGTTTGCCGATGGAGACGTTATCCCCTCATTCACCGACCGCCAATTCAAGCAAGCTCGACCAGAAAACGCAAGATGCTCTGATCTCGGCGCTTGCTGATGAGCGTCTGGCACAGGCGACTTATCAGGCAATTTTGAACAAGTTTCCGGGCTCACGTCCTTTCGTAAACATAATCGAAGCGGAAAAGAAGCATGAGTCCTTTCTGATCCCATTGTTTGCCAAATACGGTGTTGCGGTACCAAAGAACGAATTTGATCCGGCTAAGATCACCGTGCCCGACGATCTGATCGAAGCCTGCAAAGCGGGAGTGAAGGCAGAGAACGAGAACATTGCGTTGTACGATGGATTCTTTCAGTTTGTGAAAGAAACGGATATCAAAGAGGTCTTCACCCGGCTCCAAAGTGCGTCACGCGACAATCATCTTCCCGCGTTTACGCGCTGCAGCGAAGGTGGCGTGGGTGGTGGAAGAGGAAAAGGACGACCTCTCTAG
- a CDS encoding peroxiredoxin codes for MENTNETKTNGMPRLNEPAPEFVAKTTHGLKKLSDYKGKWLVLFSHPADFTPVCTTEFMAFAKAHPEFQKMNTELLGLSIDSNFAHIAWVRNIKEKFGVDIQFPVIEDLSMNVAHAYGMIQPGASDTSAVRATFIIDDKGILRAMVYYPMTNGRSIPEFVRLVNALQTSDANKVATPEGWQPGDKVIVPPPTTTEEAEKRADEGFEYTDWYFSKKEL; via the coding sequence ATGGAAAACACTAACGAAACAAAAACAAATGGAATGCCGCGACTTAATGAACCGGCACCGGAATTTGTGGCGAAAACCACTCACGGTTTGAAGAAACTTTCGGATTATAAAGGAAAATGGCTTGTGCTATTTTCCCATCCGGCTGATTTTACACCGGTTTGCACAACCGAATTTATGGCGTTTGCCAAAGCTCATCCCGAGTTTCAGAAAATGAACACTGAACTTCTGGGGCTTTCGATCGACAGCAATTTTGCACACATTGCGTGGGTGCGAAACATCAAGGAGAAATTTGGGGTGGACATTCAGTTTCCGGTAATCGAGGATCTGTCGATGAATGTGGCCCATGCTTACGGCATGATCCAGCCTGGTGCTTCGGACACATCCGCGGTTCGAGCTACTTTCATCATCGATGACAAGGGTATCTTGCGTGCGATGGTCTACTACCCTATGACAAATGGACGTTCGATCCCTGAATTTGTCAGGCTCGTAAATGCGTTGCAAACTTCAGACGCTAACAAAGTGGCAACTCCGGAAGGATGGCAGCCCGGCGATAAAGTCATCGTGCCTCCACCGACAACGACTGAGGAAGCTGAAAAGCGGGCTGATGAAGGGTTTGAATATACAGACTGGTATTTTTCAAAAAAGGAGCTCTAA
- a CDS encoding DUF302 domain-containing protein, with protein sequence MEKNNYGYVRSLKLSFSEAVERTREALKVEGFGVLTEIDLKAKFKEKLDVDFGNYLILGACNPSLAYQALQEEIELGLLLPCNVIVFQKEDEIYVAAVDAKKMLAVTGNTKLEVFADSVNEKLRRAIDSI encoded by the coding sequence GTGGAAAAGAATAATTATGGCTATGTTCGATCGTTAAAACTTTCCTTTTCTGAGGCCGTCGAACGCACACGGGAAGCCCTAAAAGTGGAAGGGTTTGGTGTATTGACCGAGATCGATCTAAAGGCGAAATTCAAGGAAAAACTCGATGTTGACTTCGGCAACTATTTGATCCTTGGAGCGTGCAATCCGTCGCTGGCATACCAAGCTCTTCAGGAAGAGATCGAACTCGGACTTCTATTGCCGTGCAACGTGATCGTATTTCAGAAGGAAGATGAAATCTACGTGGCGGCCGTCGATGCAAAGAAAATGCTCGCCGTGACCGGCAATACAAAACTTGAAGTATTTGCCGACTCTGTCAATGAAAAGTTGCGGCGAGCGATCGATAGTATCTAA
- a CDS encoding ZIP family metal transporter — protein MLQGFETFLWILTSGILMSSIALGGSGTFFLFGEKLEKFLLLLVAFSAGALIGGAFFHLIPAALEKAGVNLNVFVWVMIGFSLFFALEQFLHWHHCRKAETTCKKPLTYLILLGDGLHNFIGGMAIGGTFLLDIRLGIASWLAAAAHEIPQELGDMGVLIYGGWSKKQALIFNFLSSLTFLAGGLVVYLASSQFDLSFLIPFAAGNFLYIGASDLIPEVNKHESLIANVKHFASFIVGLGLMLGVKLVME, from the coding sequence ATGCTTCAAGGATTTGAGACTTTCCTTTGGATTCTGACAAGTGGGATCTTAATGAGTTCGATCGCACTCGGTGGCAGTGGAACGTTTTTTCTGTTTGGCGAAAAGCTCGAGAAATTTCTTCTGCTTCTTGTCGCTTTTTCGGCTGGAGCACTCATCGGTGGAGCGTTCTTTCATCTAATTCCGGCAGCTTTAGAAAAGGCTGGCGTCAACCTCAACGTATTTGTTTGGGTAATGATCGGATTTTCATTGTTTTTCGCCCTCGAACAATTTCTACATTGGCATCATTGCAGAAAGGCCGAGACAACGTGTAAAAAACCTTTGACATATCTGATATTGCTTGGCGACGGGCTCCATAACTTTATTGGCGGGATGGCGATCGGTGGGACTTTTCTATTGGACATTCGATTGGGGATCGCATCCTGGCTGGCAGCTGCGGCACACGAAATCCCTCAAGAATTAGGTGATATGGGCGTGCTGATTTACGGTGGTTGGTCAAAGAAACAGGCATTAATATTCAATTTTCTGTCTTCCTTGACATTTTTAGCGGGAGGCTTGGTTGTTTATCTTGCTTCCTCTCAATTTGACCTCTCGTTTTTGATTCCCTTTGCCGCCGGCAATTTCCTTTATATTGGAGCGTCGGATCTGATTCCAGAAGTTAATAAGCACGAAAGCCTAATAGCTAATGTTAAGCATTTCGCTTCATTCATTGTTGGACTGGGTTTGATGCTGGGCGTGAAGTTAGTGATGGAATAA
- a CDS encoding T9SS C-terminal target domain-containing protein, translating into MFFSAKTRFLFGLILVVVVANQVFGQAANKISIETSNSVGNGYSLSLEPFVIEGFLGLQSYAAGQHEGKWLLIGGRTDGLHRRQPFASFSLSGNNTNIVVIDPQTKQSRTASIADLPPALNEQLQSTNMQSIQRGKTLYLIGGYGYSKSAGDHITHNKLTAVKVDCVVAAVQNGTTSAPCFRQIADPLFAVTGGQMGRIGDTYFLVGGQKFDGRYNPMGPDHGPGFSQEYTNKVTRFRIVDDGRTLSINSLVSATDKANLHRRDFNMLPQIFPDNSFGFTVFSGVFQVGANIPFTNTVDIYPTGHRVNDAFVQYLSHYHSAKVAFYDASEQRMENIFFGGISQYEENAGTLTRNDDVPFSKVISKITRDKAGKMTETKLSEMPGFLGASAEFFVNPQLPIYENEIVKINEIKGDRVFLGHIVGGISSTRKSIFFSNSGVESEASNLVFKVWLTRTGQTKLSDTKMGKK; encoded by the coding sequence ATGTTCTTTTCTGCAAAAACTAGGTTTCTATTTGGGTTGATACTTGTTGTGGTCGTCGCTAACCAGGTTTTTGGACAAGCGGCTAATAAGATCTCGATCGAAACATCGAATTCCGTCGGCAATGGATATTCATTATCTCTGGAGCCTTTCGTTATTGAGGGGTTTTTGGGATTGCAGTCTTATGCTGCTGGCCAACATGAAGGTAAGTGGCTGTTGATCGGCGGTCGAACCGATGGGCTTCACCGCCGGCAGCCATTCGCCTCTTTCTCGTTGAGCGGTAACAATACAAATATCGTGGTGATCGATCCGCAGACGAAGCAAAGCCGGACCGCATCGATCGCAGATCTCCCTCCAGCTTTGAACGAGCAGCTTCAGTCGACGAATATGCAGTCCATTCAACGCGGAAAGACTCTCTACCTTATCGGCGGATACGGTTATAGCAAGTCTGCCGGCGATCATATAACTCACAACAAACTGACAGCGGTCAAGGTTGATTGTGTGGTCGCGGCGGTCCAGAACGGCACTACGTCCGCACCTTGTTTTCGTCAGATCGCCGATCCGCTATTTGCGGTGACAGGTGGACAAATGGGACGGATCGGCGACACATATTTTTTGGTCGGAGGCCAAAAATTTGACGGCCGCTACAACCCGATGGGTCCTGATCATGGTCCGGGGTTTTCGCAAGAGTATACCAATAAGGTAACGAGATTTCGGATCGTCGATGATGGAAGAACATTGAGCATCAATAGTCTGGTCTCGGCCACTGACAAGGCAAATTTGCACCGTCGGGACTTCAACATGCTTCCGCAGATCTTTCCCGACAATTCTTTTGGATTTACCGTCTTTTCCGGAGTATTCCAGGTTGGTGCCAATATTCCATTTACTAACACGGTCGATATTTACCCTACAGGACACCGTGTCAACGATGCGTTCGTTCAATATCTCAGCCACTATCACAGCGCCAAGGTGGCCTTTTATGACGCATCGGAACAAAGGATGGAGAACATCTTCTTCGGCGGAATCAGCCAATACGAGGAAAACGCCGGAACTTTGACAAGGAATGACGATGTTCCTTTTAGCAAGGTAATTAGTAAAATTACGCGCGACAAAGCGGGTAAGATGACCGAAACTAAACTCAGTGAAATGCCTGGATTTTTAGGTGCGAGTGCGGAGTTCTTCGTTAACCCTCAACTGCCGATATATGAAAACGAAATAGTCAAGATAAATGAGATCAAGGGCGACCGGGTTTTCCTGGGCCATATTGTTGGAGGTATTTCCTCCACCCGAAAGAGCATTTTCTTCAGCAATAGCGGAGTCGAAAGTGAAGCGAGCAATCTCGTTTTCAAAGTTTGGCTCACGAGGACCGGTCAAACCAAATTGAGTGACACCAAAATGGGGAAAAAGTGA
- a CDS encoding class I SAM-dependent methyltransferase, producing MNQKQHWENVYSTKAPDQVSWYRDHLDNSLQMILNTGVGKDAAIIDVGGGSSTLVDDLLAAGFADVSVLDISGTAIAKSKERLGTTATKVNWLEADVTEVVLPSDHFDVWHDRAVFHFLTDADDRRKYVELVMRSLKVGGHIIIASFGLDGPQKCSGLDVVRYDPETMHNEFGEQFRLIRSVGETHQTPFGTTQEFIYCYCRKVV from the coding sequence ATGAACCAAAAACAACATTGGGAAAATGTATATTCGACCAAGGCCCCTGATCAGGTGAGTTGGTATCGTGACCATTTGGACAACTCGCTGCAAATGATCTTGAATACAGGCGTTGGGAAGGATGCCGCGATCATCGATGTAGGCGGCGGGAGTTCGACGTTGGTGGATGACTTGTTGGCCGCCGGCTTTGCTGATGTTTCAGTTCTCGATATTTCCGGCACAGCGATCGCAAAAAGTAAGGAACGTTTGGGCACAACGGCAACAAAGGTAAATTGGTTGGAAGCTGACGTCACCGAAGTGGTTCTCCCAAGTGACCACTTTGACGTATGGCACGATCGGGCGGTGTTTCACTTTTTGACCGACGCTGACGATCGCCGAAAATATGTCGAACTCGTCATGCGTTCGCTAAAAGTCGGCGGACATATAATTATCGCGTCATTTGGGCTTGATGGCCCGCAGAAATGCAGCGGACTCGACGTTGTCCGGTATGATCCCGAAACTATGCATAATGAATTTGGTGAACAATTCCGACTCATAAGGAGTGTCGGCGAAACTCACCAGACGCCATTTGGAACGACGCAGGAATTTATTTATTGCTATTGCAGGAAGGTTGTATGA